The Musa acuminata AAA Group cultivar baxijiao chromosome BXJ2-5, Cavendish_Baxijiao_AAA, whole genome shotgun sequence genomic interval tataaaagtaATGTAAAATCATTCTTTCCCTTGATGATGGCATTCGACATTTGTGGATGAGATGCAACCAAAGTGAGTTTCAATACTATAATCTCTACTTTCCTCTGTTCTCTTCTACCATCACCAAATatgaacaaaaaatatattttctttcatcTAAGAGTCCTGCAACATATTTTGACATCAGAATTTCTATTTTCGCCACAATTCAGAGGCTATAACACAATCACGAGGCATCACGCAATTGGAAATTTGGCATTCATCATCAATCAACCAAAGATCTCATTCTCAGTTTCAACACAATAAGCATATGAATCAGAtggctttttatttattttaatattcataACATTTTGTTAgttttgagttttctttttttttacagatATAATAGGCTAGACACGACAAAATCTTATGTATTTCAACATCACCTACAGCCGAGAAAAAGTAATGGAAGCTAACATTAAAACAGAAGATGATCAGAAAGATTTATGATTGAATGACGATGCCCTAATCCCAATCAACGATCTAGCTGATGAGAAAGATCATCTCTCACTGCAAAAATATAAATGGAATCTCCAGAAAAGATAGATGGATGattaattttgatttgaaaaagTAAAATGCCTTGATCTCAGTCCTCAGTGTTAATGATTTACGGTCACACACAGCATAACCAATCTCATACCACATAGCATACAGTTATTCTCTGACTCATGCTAGCAATGAAATCGCAGAAGGTTTATTTTCTGTCAGTATCTTCATAACAACATCAGACACACATGATTTGAACTACAGTCAAAACGATAGCTGACACTTGCAGCTTATCAATCTTCATAACTGCATATGCACATGCACTATGATGGATACACATGTCAATTTTGATGCGTTATTTTCTCATACAAAATGTGAGGTGTGTTCTAAAGGATTTTTAAGGATCTTGCACAAAATTGCATATCAAATCAACCTTATCCAAAGGTCTATGTGTCAAACATATCCAACTTGAGATGGCATTTTGTCTATTTTAGGGATAGTCATCTAAACACAGTATCTATCAGCAACATAAAAACAACATTTCATGGTCTACTgacataataataatattgtaacatcctttagtcccacatcggaagtgaacAGCGATTTGAAATAAGATAAGGGTCTTGGTGTACTATTATTAAATTTGACTTCAATTTCTTGGGATAGTAGTACAAGCTCAGTGGAATTAATCGGCtaaatcataacaattggtattagagtcgaCCTAGTATCCGTTAGGTTAGGTCATGACAATGAACATTTTAATGTCCAGTTTATATGTATTAAGAATAGTAGCTACTATAACAATAGATGTGACAACAACAAAGGAGAGAGAAAGCATAAGTGTTAGTCGGAAATTGCATGTACGTAAGTAACCTAAACCATTCTTAAACCTTGGATGAAACTTTCAACTCTTTAAAGAATAATGaatcaattttaaaaaaaaagtcaaattttACTGTAGATCGGCAAATTTCTTcttcttgacaaaaaaaaaaaaaaggttgtcaGATTCTGCACATACAAATAGTTTTCAAGTTGCATAAGGTTTTGAATTCTAGAATCGTGAAAAATCATCACGGCATGATTACTTAAGGAGCAACGTGGACCCTAAAAGGCCAACCATAACCATATCAATTATTGAATCACAATGAACCCTACAAGTCTCTTAACAGCGAATATGACAACATGACAGAAGCTACTTCTAGATATAGTTCGACATGAACCTACACCAGCACAGAACTGTACAAGACTAATTTCCATGATTCACTACGAAGTCTAACTTTCAAGCAAGAGATAATTGTTTAATAAATAATCAATTTTACCGACGTGAAAGGCAAGTGTGGGCCGTCAAAATCGGTAATGTGACCCATTTAATCATCAACCGCGTAAAAAGACAACTTTTGCAAACAAATCAAGAAAGCTCATTAAATGAGGCCAATGTCCAAATTTCGGAACAACAGTTCCAACATTCAAGAAAGAACAAACGCCCCATACAAATCAAATCGAGCACATCAATGactttaactattcatcatgccAATGCCAACGAAAACCAAAATCTTAACCTCCTTTCACGGCAAAGGCAACGAACCATAAGCAAACCAAAGCAGTAGCAAAGCACAGAGACAACAGCGGTTGTCGGCGGAGAGAAAAAGGGAGGACGTACCAAAGAAAGAGCGCCTAAGCTTCCACCACCCTCCATTCGGAGACAAAATCTTGCCTCTTCAGCGTCCAGCCCCAACACGAGATGCAGATCCGCGGGCACTCATCCGCGCTTCAAGATCACCGGAGGTCCCTCTTCCGCCCAGAAAACCCTAGCTCGAGGCCTTCCGGCATGATTATGCGCCCTCCATGAATGCTCCGGTGGCAGAGAGGAGGTCGCGAAGGCGAAGTGGCAGGCGGACGTGAAGAAGGACCAAAAACCCTCTTTTCGCGTTCTTCTCCTCTGctctttcctcttccttctcgGAGCTCGGTCTTGCGCTCCCACACCATGGATTCCATATGGAGAGGGCCTTTATGACGAAGAAGCGTTTGGGCGAAGATCCCCACCAGCAGTTTCTTCGACCACAAACTCCCACTCTCATCCTGACCGCTGATTCATGGGGGTCCCACCATAAACCTTGACAAAACGATAGCCGGATTCGATGTGGGTGTATGAGTGGTTGGAGGGGATCCTAGCAAGGGGGGCATGGGCAGAGGCGAGGCTCCGGAAACGGTCATCGTACCTGTCCAGATTTACGGTATCACCCTCGATGAGGAAGCCATGGCACGTGCGAGAGCGCGTCGCGGGGGCGGGGAGCAGGACGACAGTTTCGTGGGGGCGAATGGAGGTTGCAGCGTCACGTGTCGGAGGGAGAGGCTTGGAAGGGCAAAAGGGGCGCTCTCTGCTCCCACTCCCTCTCGGCTGAGTCGGTAGTCATAAATGGGTCGGAAAAGAACAGTTAATCAATTGATTTCCAAATATAATCTGGGGGTTGGATGTCCGAAAAAGCTTACACAAAAGCATAGAAAATATTAACTCGGGGTGTGGTGAGAGATTGAATCTAGTGGGATCGGGTTACGGATCATGATCTCAAAATTAACATCCAATTCACGTTAGGGAATAGTGATATAAATCTTGtaccattttcttttttctaagaAGCATCTTATTTGTCATCACCAGTTTTAATATATAGCATACACATTTTATGCTATTTAGCACCTTTGTGTGCTCTCTCTCGTCGAGTCATCACAAAACAACTTAATGTAGAAGGTCTATTTAGCACCTTTGCGAACAATCTCTGTGACGAAAGTATCAtatcgaaaattaaaaaaaaaattgcaaaaggTGGACTTGTAGTATTGGCTAAATGGCAAAGTTCGAATTCACACGTCGTTCCCATAAGAGTCAAAGCAATAACTGAACACTCAAATAATAATCGATAAAATTTCCTATAATACATATGTAGGCCACACATGAATCTTGTACTACCCTCTGTACTTTTAGCAACGTTTCTGAAGCATTCGATGAAAACACAAAAGCAAACATTACAAAGAGCTACGAAATTCTCTGAAAGAAAAAAATTGGTGAAAGTTTCAGGATATGACGCTCAAGGAGGAGTACTTGACATTTACAGCTGCAGCTCCGGCTATGACACTCTGCAAAACTACCTCCTGAAAGTGAACAAATGGACAAAACTTGCCTGACGGTCAGTTTCCATGACCAGTGATGTGCagcttatttttattaaataaaaaatatataataccaATGCAATAACATAACCAAGAATAAATTTCTGTGGCATTCATAATGGCAAGGCCGTGCATGCCAGGCAGTTATTGTCACCTGTCGATTTCATGACTCCAATGCTTCTAAAGTCTATTACCTTTACTCAATGCTGCCTTGTAGACAATCTTTTGAAGCCATGGAGCATTCTACACTAATCAGGATCAACCTATCTGGTGAATTCATTTTCTTCTTTCACAGAGCTTCACCTTTTCAAACTTTCACCTTCCAAGATAACTAGCAACGTTGAGAAGTTTAATCCAACAATCCATCGGTCAAACTGCTTAGCATCTGTGCAACAGAGATATCTCTTCTAAAATTGTTAAATCAAATCTTCAAAATGTAATGACATAATCttcatcattttaaaaaaaaatttaatggagGTGTTCCAGTACTGAATTTTGCTTAAATATGATTAACATTATGATCGTGCCCACTCTCGCTTTCTGATCCATTCATCATAAAATTGACCGAAGGTGAAAACTTAACTTGGAACCTTAAGCCCCGAGTCTTCAGAAAATTTCAGACGCAAACAGACCAACATTATCATCCAAATGGATGTCATATGGTAAATTCTACCGAAAAACAAACTCATGAGTCAGTAGATCATTTGATAACAAGACATCATTGCAAAGAGATACAGACAATAGCTGCAAGCAACAATAAGGTTTTGAACCACTTAAAAAGTCTTAACGAACAACTGTTGTCCTGCTTTTAGTAAAATACATGAAATCCCTCCTGCATTGCCACAACAAAGTGCTTTCTACTTTCCACATTGTAGTTCTAACAACAACTTAGCAATCTTGTAAAAGACCAAATCTTAAAACCACCATTCCACAGAACTGGGCAATATGCTAAAAAGTAACTTCCTTACTATTATTGTGTAACTTTGCACAAAATTGATGTTCCAGGCAAGAGATAATATAGCAGATAtaagcaaaaaaaagaaagaaaaaacaatgaCAAAAGTGATAAACAAGTACCTCCTGCCAATTATCTCATCTGTGTAGCAAAGCAGAGTAAACCAGATGCATCTGCCCCTACCACAGCAAGCTCACAAACAGCACAAAGTTGCTCTCTAATGGCAGGCACAAACCGAGCCCCACAGTATGGGCAAGAAACATCCTTCTGGCCACGATAGACTGGAACAAAAGTTGCTCCACAAACCACAAATGGATTCCTATAATCATAATCGAGCTGGTTAACATCTTTTTTGTCACCACAATGTTGCAGCAGCTGCCGAGCCTTCTTTGCTTGGGCATCTGTTGGACTGCTCTCAAGAAGCATTCTCGCAAAATTGGCAGATGTAGAGAAGTTTCCTCCCTTATAGCATATGGTCATAGCACTTGTGAGGACAAGCCTCGTATGACTCTTCTGAAGCTTACAGTTTGTGAAATAGGCTGCCAACTCTTGCTGTCGAACCAAATTGTCCTTAATTTCCTttcttttcaactcaattttcaGACCTAGCACATATTCCCTGGCTATCTCGATCAGCTCCCTCACTTCATCAACTTCCCTCCTTGTGTCAACAACAATAAGCGGGATAGTGTGCAAAATGTTAATAAATTGACGCAAAGCCTCCGGGAACTTTCCTTCTGTCGTGGCCCGATAAGCTGCCTTGAGTTTCTCATCCATCTGCAAAAACTTGAATACAAGTGCTGGTGGGCCCCTTACATTAGGACTAGCAGACTCATTCCACCCCTTTTCAACACCAAATGATATCACTGGTGCAGTAGAAAGAGCATGCACATAGGTGTGGCTGCCCATGTAAATATCCATAAACAGTGGCTTCAAGGGCATAAAACTCTTTATAGCCAATTGCCTGCTGAGTAAGCGCATAGCAGTGTCGAAGTTTCCAGCTGCCACATGCTCCCCAGCAAGAGATGatttctgaatccagatttgactAACGGGCATCCCAGGTGTGGGGGCGACAAACAAAGAATGAGCATTGCCTACAGTCTTTGGTGTGTCTACATCAGGTGGTAATTCCAGATCTTCAAGATCCCACCCTCCTTCCTCTTCAGTCTCTTCATTTGCTTCAGCATCTGCAAAATCTGCTGTAATGTCACCATTTTGCATTTCTCTCTCCATGTCAACAATGTCCAGTTCTTCATCACCCCAATCAGCACCAGTagcatcctcctcttcctcctgtcCCACCGTCCCCATATCCAGCCCATTATCAAATATACCTCTCATTACCCTTAGTAATGGCCAATCCCCACTGCACATGAGTGGTGCAGGAGGCATCAGAAGAGAACCTACTTTTCCCTCAGGCAATGTAGGAAGGTTTTCTCCCAATTCAGTGGCAAGCCTATCAGCAACTTCCTTAAGCCCATGAGCAACAGCTGTGACATACGCAAGAGGCAACTGGCCAGCATTCTCCAATATTCTCACTCGTTCCTGAATGTCGCCAAGATACAGTGCATTGTGGAACTGACCCATGATGTCATTTTTTATTTCAGCTATCCTCAGCATTTTGGAGAGCTTTTCCATATTCCCAGTTACAAGATAGAGAAAAGACAATCTCTCAAAATTTTTTGTTCTCTGATATGCATATTCCACTATACTAGTATTTCCCTGTCGAAGGGCCTCAATGCCCAACCTGTACCAATGGTCTTTATCATCGATCTCTTTTGCTGAAGCAACAGCAATCTGGATATTACCACTATCCAGAGCCAGGCTAAATCGGGTCTTCTCATCTTTGACAAAATGGAGAGCAACTTCAGGGAAGCCTTTCTGTTGCAAGTACGCAATGACAGCCTGCCCACATAACTGTGAATTCCTGATCACACCCATCACATGGTCATATCTTTTTCTCAGAAGCGAAAGCTTGAAGATGTACTCTGTAGCATCAATTGATATAGCCAGGTTCTTCCCATCTCGATCCAAGCAACAGATATTGCTTCCAGAAACCTTGGTTATGTAAACAGGAACATCCAGAGTTCTTATAATTCCACTATCCCCATTAGGAAGACAATACTTGATATGATTTACTGTCGTATAAATGAAGACACCATTATCATCCCAGGCACCACTTTTTACACGAATTGTCTCATGCAGTGTGAAACGATGCACAAGTTTCTTATTAGCAATGACTATAGCAAGTTTACTAAGCAAAGCTACAGACTCCATATCACTAGACCAAACAACGTACTTAACAGATTGGTTTTGAAGTTCACCGAGGACAATCCTCTGCTGAAGATCAAAGATGACCGCCCTATCCTCAGCTCTGCACAATACATTACCAGTTCCAGCATAAAATATTGCATCAGTCACAATTGGAAGAAGACACTTCTTTACAATCTCATTTTTAAGGTTCTTCACTACTACTTGATTGCTACTTCTGTCTAGAACAGCAAACCTATTACGGGCTATAAAAACAGCTGATCCACCAGCTCCCTTCTTTGCTTCCTGAATATAATCACCCCTTCCAGCCATCTCCTTAGTGCCAATATATAACTCATAAGATCCACCATCCAAATCAGAGCAGATCAATACAGCATTTTCCGTGGGACTATAAGACATAGCTCTAGGTCCCTGGTTTAGATTGATGGAACCAGGCCTTCGTATAGGAACAACCTGATTATCCTTCTGTGTTGAGAACTCATGCAATCGCAAAAACCGATCTTTGACATAGTACAGGGCATCTCCACTGACAGTGAAAGCAGGACGTTCTCTCTCCAACTTGAAGACAATCATGCCGCTATCATGACCAGCTGCAAAAAGATTCATTTCTGGATGGGCAGCAAGAATCCAAAAGCGGTCATGTTCGCGTCTAAATGTCTGAATGCCTGTGCGTTTTGTAGCATCCCATATGCGAATGCTTTTGTCCTCTGAGTTGGATACAATGATTTCCATCTTCGCATGGAACATTACACAAGAGACATTATTTGTGTGCCCTCTTAGAGTATCCACCTCCCAAGCCTTTGAATCTGTTCCACAACAACAATTGGCTAGTTTAGTTCATTTCTAAATCCATCTATACTGACAGTTATTCATCTTTAACTAATGAGTTATCTGTGAACATACTGTGACAAAAACCTACAAAGAATACTCGTTAGATAATATTCTAAGGTTATTAATCTTATGTttttcttattctatgatttaatTTTCCAAAGAAACAATTAGACACAGTAGAAAATTAATGGTGAAACCACCAAAAGATTCTTTCCTAGATACCATTCATTCTCCAAAGTTTCACTTGCCGATCATCTGCGCCAGACACAATAAGGGGCAAAGTTGGATGGAAAGATGCCCAATTGACCCCACGATCATGACCTTCCAAGACATATTTGACGACTGCATCAATTCCCCCAAAGAAATCTGAATTCATCTGACTCAGATGCAGAATGTCATCAGCCGGTGCCATCTTCTTTCTCAGAGCACTAATGTCCCAGACACGGACTGTCTGATCAAGGGAAGCAGAGACAAGCAGGTCTTCCTTAGGATGGAACGACGCAGACATGACAAAGTGATTGTGCCCTGTCAAAGCAGAAATGCAGGTCCGCGACTGCCAGTTCCAAATCCTGATAGTTTGATCATCACTAGCACTAACGATCCAGgggtgctcatcatggaattggaCAGTGCGGATATAATCAAGGTGCCCAAGAAGGGTAAATAGGCACCGGTGAGTCTTATAATTCCAGACCTTGATCTTGTAATCATCTCCTGCGTGTATAAAGAAATAAGTGCTAATCAGAAATGCATGCATCACAACAAACTTCAATATCTTGTAATTAGAGTAAATCAGGTCAACTAGGATATAATCATGCACATTGTGACAGACGACTCCAAACCACAGCTTCAAAGTCACATCCTGCAATATGTCCTAAGTGCAAACTAATTAAGCACAAAAATACTAGCTTCTCAGAATTACATCATAAAGAGATAAAATCTAATTACTCAAGCTAAAACATCAGATCAGATTCCAAGGCTGCCTATCTTCAAGATCAGAGTTTGACAAAAAGAGTAGTTCATGGAATCAGTTAACCGACGAGATCCATTTACCACAAAAGCAAAACCTAGTCATAGATTTCCCAAGGCAACCGGGCTGAATCCACATATGATACATAAGGGAAGAACAGAAAAGACACATAAAGGGAAGAACAGAAACGACACATAAAGGGAAGAACAGAAAAGACCGAGTATCAAGATAAAAGATCTTGTCACCGCCCGAAGGGCTAATTACAGATTATCCCTATAATTAGCTACCTTTAACATCTTGATCCATGTCCTTTCAAAAGTTATAGATCCTTATAttcacgaaagtaaaatatttactcCGTTACTTCAATAAAACTCATCTCTCTCTTCatttttaattctataaaattaCCTAACCGGATTTCAATATTTACTTTTGAAAATGTAAGGACTAGAATGCTAAAGGCCTAATTACATGTGATGTAATTAGCCCCCACCCAAAGGAGAATTTATTCATCACCTCCGGAGACGAAGAGGGGCTGCAATTTGTGGAAGTGGAGGCCACGAACGGGGCCATCGTGTTCCTCGAACCGGTCGATGAGTGAGCCCATCCGATAGTCCCATAGCTGGATCACGCCGCTGTGGAGACTGGCAAGGATCCAGGGCCGCTTGCTGTGGAAGCTCAGCCCCTTCACCCGATTGCTCTTGGTCTCGAACTTGGTCagcatcgctgccttcccttctcGAAACCCTTACCACCACGAGCCTGCGAATTCGGTACCGATCCAAGAAAAACCAAATCAGACGGTAAATCCGGGAGGCACATTTAGCGTTACCATTAGGACTGACATCGAAGCCCAGATCTTAAGAGAAAGGATAGACCTCAGGATCTCAGTTCCAGATCTACCGATGTAGTCAAACAAAAGAGTGCGAAGTAGAAACTGGATCGAGAAAAGGCGACCCCCACTGCCGCCTCCGTCACGGATGAGATGGCGTCGCCGTGGCGTCCAAGGACGACGGATCGCGCCACAACTCTCTCTCTCCCCgttgcccctctctctctctctctctctctctcgcttgctCGGCGTTCTTGGatgaattaaatatatatagTACAGAGAGATCACATCAGCAGCCGTCAATGTGATCATACGAAAATGTTGTCCGTCAGATTAATTTTTGACGGTGAGGATGTCGGTTGGGCCGAACTAGATCTCCTTTGCCCCGTTGAGAACCCGTTCCATGGCTCAATCGGCAATTGAACCGGCCGACTTCCCGAGTCCTCAGGCTCGGTCCAAGTAACGTCGACATCTTACAGAGAGATTGCATCAGAAGCCGTCAACGTGACCAAACAAAAAAATCGTCCGTCAGATTAATGTCCTTAGGCCCATTGAGAACCCGTTCCGGAGCGCAATCAGCAATTGAACCGGCCGTACTTGCGAAGTCCTGTCCGGCTCGGTCCAAATAACGTCGACTACGTCGAGGCATTCCCATTTCGCCACCGCGTCGAATTGCCTGCTCTCTTTAATTTCTCAACTTCTTTTGCGATCAAAACTGTTCTCGTTAATTCTCTGGTTATTAAGTCATGAAAATAATATATCACTTGATGTATAttaatatcatttatttttttatattagtgAGAGTCTCATTCTTTTATTCCATGTTAAATGTCATTTGTTATCATGCGAGCGTCGCATTGGTGCGGGATGAGCCCAACATGTTTCTGCCTGCCATAAGGGTTTAATGCGTGAGAACACAACGGCATGCTCAACAAAGAGAGGGAGTAAAAAGAACGTTAGGTTGAAGGACTAGCGTTCGTTTATTTCACGAGTTGAGTAGCTTTTCTTCCTTAAGAGTATCTGTCAGAATCACACTGCTCCGATGGCGGTGGGTTCCTCCGGCGTCTTTGCGAAACGTCCTTTAATCCTCGGCCGAACGTCGGCGTACGCCTTCCTTGACGCATACCGCACTTGCTTCTCGTACCtccgtttcttcttcttctccttgtacCTCAGGATCTTGGCTTCTCTTTCCGTAGTGGGGCCGCCTTGGTCGGCGGCCATGGCATCTATAACCTCTTTGTTACTACCACTAGGAGCTCCAGCGATTGTGCTTCCGGAAAAGGACGTCTGCAAACAGACTTTCGAGTTCATTAGGGCGCAGATTCATGAGGATTAGTGTGATACTTGTGCTGTAGTGAAAACTCTCAACATGGCTGGATCATAGATCTGCTGCTTGTTATTGATTGGAATTGCTACCACATTAAGATTCTTCAGCTACTAGCAGTCATATAATAAACGTTTCATTGTGCTTCAATATGAGCTTTCCATTAAACAGGTGCATCATTAGAAAACAAGGACAGATAGATAGATAAATAGATAAGAGGGAGTAAATTAGTAGGATGTGTTAACTCTGAAAGATGATTATTAGGCTCGTTAGGTATGTCTTATTCTCAAGAGAATCAAAAGAACTTCGACGAAGAGCTTCTCAAAATACTTGAACTCAAATTAGATGTTGCTATCGGATTGCAATATTAGGTTGTCTCCCTCTTAGTTGTGAATTATAGCTTCTCCTCCTCAGTGTGAACTTTGACGAGAGGATTGTGCTTCTCTCGAGAAACTTAAAGGCTATAAATTGTGACTACATGACCAATCAGTGTATGAGTGGTACCTAAAGGTAAGAAGTGGGACAGATTGATcaaggaaagggaagaagatgtGGCGCTAAATATACTACCTATGGCCCCGAACAAGAAAACTGCAATGAGAACAAGAGAAAGGAACCACTCACGATGGCAGCACTTGACGCCGCCTGCCCCATGGCCAAATCAAATCTCAGGCCAACTCCAGGGTCCCAAGATTCTTTCAAGCTCTCAACATAGCTGAAGCCGGCAGCGACCTTCGGCAGCTGGCTGTCGTCGTCCTTTGCGTCGTCAAACATCCACGCCATGACCGTGTCGTCATGACCGAAGAACTGGAACTGACGCAGCTCATCGAAGCATCGCTTATGGTTGAGCTCGGCGCAACGGGGGCAAGCGCCACAGGTAGCGCCATGGCATACGTCACACAGGTAGGATGACGACATGGCGGCCGTGATCAGGTGGGGGGAAATGGCCACTGgatgaggagagggagagggaaggaGTGGTGGGAGATTCATATATGGAGCAAGGAGGTATTATGGCGACCACTTTGCTCACGTGGAGAATTCCTCGCTTCACCTTGTATTATCGTACATATCATGTTTTATGATAAGAGGAATCAGAGACAAGCTTAACCATCAGTGCACTGTAGTCATGCGCACAGAGCTTATACTAACTGGCGACATCCACGTCCCTTCCAAAGATTCCTTCCACTTTGGGAGTTTGACGGAAGGAAGTAAACTAACACTCTCCGGAAGGGgaaggcaagagagagagagagagagagagagagagagagagagagagagagagagagagagagagaggattaaaGCTGAGAGCCGAAGGCGACGGAAGAAGAAGCAACAACACTAACCCACCCTCTCGTGAATCTTTCCGACTTTAGTTAGATATCTTCTTATCTCCTGTCATCCCCAATTCCTCCACAACTTTTCTTTTGCTTTGATGGATAGATGGCGACTACTACTCCTGCTTTACTTTCGCTCCTCTCAGGGAGAAATAGGTTGGGAGGATAAGAGCCTACAGTAACGGAGCTGCTGCAGCTGCTTACGGTGACACTTTGCCGCTTCAATAATGCAAAGCGAAGAAGATTCGGGTGGGCGGACATTGGTGAAGGAATTGCGCATCATCCAAAGTTGATGTGGACGCACGTTTCGAACATTCCAGGGTAGGAACAGCGGAGAATCTGTGTGTGGATGGATGAGAACGCAGTGGAGTGGCTCAGAGAACCTTAAACAACCTCAGCCGACGATAATAAACAATCCTTGATCTCAGCGCATCAAACGGCTGATCGAGGATGAGAAGAGGCCTGGTAGTGCTTCTTCTTTCCCAGGTTGATGCAGTGATCTTAGGGAGGAGGGAGATCACACCACGAAAGATAACAAGAGAATGCAAAAGGGACGTCGGATCCGATTCCCTTGGACGTCGATGCAGATCTCTTGAGCTTATGATAGACCGCAAGCTAGTGGGTATAAATGGTGCAGGGACCTCAGGGTGccactttgacagcttccattttGCCGCTGGCTCGAGCTTTTTCTTTTTACTATCTATCGGAAAAAAAGGAAACCGTCCTCGACGTGAAACGATTCGTTAAAATGGAAAGATTGCTTTTTTGGCTCAAGAGGGGAAAAGGCACTTTTTCTTGTAATCGCATGGAAATGTCTCTAGGATTTTGCCTGTTTTACTGATAGTGGAGGAAATTGGATAAATTTtcgaaaaaaaactttttttcatttttttggctttcctctctttt includes:
- the LOC135583348 gene encoding coatomer subunit alpha-3-like; amino-acid sequence: MLTKFETKSNRVKGLSFHSKRPWILASLHSGVIQLWDYRMGSLIDRFEEHDGPVRGLHFHKLQPLFVSGGDDYKIKVWNYKTHRCLFTLLGHLDYIRTVQFHDEHPWIVSASDDQTIRIWNWQSRTCISALTGHNHFVMSASFHPKEDLLVSASLDQTVRVWDISALRKKMAPADDILHLSQMNSDFFGGIDAVVKYVLEGHDRGVNWASFHPTLPLIVSGADDRQVKLWRMNDSKAWEVDTLRGHTNNVSCVMFHAKMEIIVSNSEDKSIRIWDATKRTGIQTFRREHDRFWILAAHPEMNLFAAGHDSGMIVFKLERERPAFTVSGDALYYVKDRFLRLHEFSTQKDNQVVPIRRPGSINLNQGPRAMSYSPTENAVLICSDLDGGSYELYIGTKEMAGRGDYIQEAKKGAGGSAVFIARNRFAVLDRSSNQVVVKNLKNEIVKKCLLPIVTDAIFYAGTGNVLCRAEDRAVIFDLQQRIVLGELQNQSVKYVVWSSDMESVALLSKLAIVIANKKLVHRFTLHETIRVKSGAWDDNGVFIYTTVNHIKYCLPNGDSGIIRTLDVPVYITKVSGSNICCLDRDGKNLAISIDATEYIFKLSLLRKRYDHVMGVIRNSQLCGQAVIAYLQQKGFPEVALHFVKDEKTRFSLALDSGNIQIAVASAKEIDDKDHWYRLGIEALRQGNTSIVEYAYQRTKNFERLSFLYLVTGNMEKLSKMLRIAEIKNDIMGQFHNALYLGDIQERVRILENAGQLPLAYVTAVAHGLKEVADRLATELGENLPTLPEGKVGSLLMPPAPLMCSGDWPLLRVMRGIFDNGLDMGTVGQEEEEDATGADWGDEELDIVDMEREMQNGDITADFADAEANEETEEEGGWDLEDLELPPDVDTPKTVGNAHSLFVAPTPGMPVSQIWIQKSSLAGEHVAAGNFDTAMRLLSRQLAIKSFMPLKPLFMDIYMGSHTYVHALSTAPVISFGVEKGWNESASPNVRGPPALVFKFLQMDEKLKAAYRATTEGKFPEALRQFINILHTIPLIVVDTRREVDEVRELIEIAREYVLGLKIELKRKEIKDNLVRQQELAAYFTNCKLQKSHTRLVLTSAMTICYKGGNFSTSANFARMLLESSPTDAQAKKARQLLQHCGDKKDVNQLDYDYRNPFVVCGATFVPVYRGQKDVSCPYCGARFVPAIREQLCAVCELAVVGADASGLLCFATQMR
- the LOC135611694 gene encoding transcription factor GHD7-like — translated: MSSSYLCDVCHGATCGACPRCAELNHKRCFDELRQFQFFGHDDTVMAWMFDDAKDDDSQLPKVAAGFSYVESLKESWDPGVGLRFDLAMGQAASSAAITSFSGSTIAGAPSGSNKEVIDAMAADQGGPTTEREAKILRYKEKKKKRRYEKQVRYASRKAYADVRPRIKGRFAKTPEEPTAIGAV